One segment of Candidatus Aegiribacteria sp. DNA contains the following:
- a CDS encoding Hsp70 family protein: protein MTLSNIAGIDLGTTFSGLAILNSIGKPETVPNSDGERITPSAIYFPDDSQETVLVGREAINARADDVTRSARWVKRYMGDPFYPQEVMGKQWTPAELSSLILRKLKEECSKQVGEISDVVVTVPAYFDEVRRKATMDAGKMAGLNVIGIVNEPTAAALFYASEQDVSGKILVFDLGGGTFDVTVMNVQGKKIDIVCSTGDHQLGGYEFDQKLVENFKDVYSSEKNGDLFPTPEDRARYEIEAEDAKKSLSKRPSVKTLLVGNEGSFKHELSRQKFEELISPLTARIDMLVEDVLDEAELEPNQIDRVLLVGGSTRIPVIQKRLEKMFGKPPTVAVNADECVALGAALHAGLKLMEQDASKVPSGVAAGLGDIKLKEVCGHCYGTIIATIDQETGRKILINDVLIPKNTTLPCQVERTYYTAAKGQVEIEAKVTQHVIESTDPDIVNIVSIGHLDLPPNREANKPVKVQYSYDTNQRMHCVFKDEESGRKLEMDIDTQAGQMSQSEVERRRSSLRVFQVE from the coding sequence ATGACATTGAGTAACATTGCAGGCATAGATCTGGGAACGACCTTTTCTGGTTTGGCTATTCTTAACAGTATAGGGAAACCCGAGACGGTTCCCAATTCCGATGGTGAGCGAATTACACCCTCAGCGATCTATTTTCCCGATGACAGCCAGGAAACCGTGCTCGTGGGTCGTGAAGCCATTAATGCCAGGGCCGATGATGTCACAAGGTCAGCCCGATGGGTGAAACGTTACATGGGGGATCCTTTCTATCCCCAGGAAGTCATGGGAAAACAGTGGACTCCCGCTGAACTCTCTTCGCTTATCCTTCGAAAGTTGAAAGAGGAATGTTCGAAGCAGGTGGGCGAAATCTCCGATGTTGTCGTTACCGTTCCGGCCTACTTCGACGAAGTTCGACGGAAGGCCACAATGGACGCTGGCAAGATGGCCGGTCTTAACGTAATAGGAATAGTTAATGAGCCGACGGCTGCAGCTTTATTCTACGCGTCTGAGCAGGACGTATCGGGAAAGATACTGGTGTTCGATCTGGGCGGTGGCACTTTCGATGTTACAGTTATGAACGTTCAGGGAAAGAAGATCGATATCGTCTGTTCCACCGGTGACCATCAGCTGGGTGGGTACGAGTTCGACCAGAAACTGGTCGAGAACTTCAAAGATGTTTACAGCAGTGAGAAGAATGGAGATCTGTTTCCAACTCCGGAAGACCGGGCAAGGTACGAGATAGAGGCTGAAGACGCAAAAAAATCACTTTCAAAACGTCCATCTGTTAAAACACTTCTGGTTGGAAACGAGGGTAGTTTTAAGCACGAGTTGAGCAGGCAGAAGTTCGAGGAACTTATCTCACCCCTGACTGCAAGGATAGACATGCTTGTGGAGGATGTGCTCGACGAAGCCGAACTCGAACCGAATCAGATTGACAGAGTGCTGCTTGTGGGAGGAAGCACCCGTATACCTGTGATCCAGAAGAGACTCGAGAAGATGTTCGGCAAACCTCCTACGGTTGCGGTGAACGCGGACGAGTGCGTTGCCCTTGGAGCCGCTCTCCATGCAGGGTTGAAGCTGATGGAACAGGACGCATCCAAAGTTCCCAGCGGAGTAGCCGCTGGGCTCGGGGATATCAAGCTGAAGGAAGTCTGCGGACACTGCTATGGAACTATAATCGCAACCATTGATCAGGAAACCGGGAGAAAAATCCTGATAAATGATGTTCTCATTCCGAAGAATACGACCCTGCCATGTCAGGTTGAGAGAACCTATTACACCGCCGCAAAGGGCCAGGTAGAGATAGAAGCTAAAGTTACTCAGCACGTCATTGAAAGTACCGATCCGGATATTGTGAATATCGTGTCCATCGGTCACCTGGATCTTCCACCCAACCGGGAGGCCAACAAGCCTGTCAAGGTTCAATACAGCTACGATACAAACCAGAGAATGCACTGCGTATTCAAGGACGAGGAGTCGGGCAGAAAACTGGAGATGGACATAGATACCCAGGCGGGACAGATGTCCCAGTCCGAGGTGGAACGAAGAAGGTCCAGCCTTCGGGTTTTCCAGGTTGAATAG
- the grpE gene encoding nucleotide exchange factor GrpE: MASKAEKAEISGKAEAALSGKQFRELSKSLKTMFKKNSKDLRNHLNEMKDQISDVSGLLQTELEKQNLDILTALRSAGDFAKRSDNSAMDMLSQVSSLRDYFAKQQSMVKRFQDGYDWTVLKNFCHRIIRCIDDVEKRMNSTDEVTDNHRQDLDMIYDQLVFALDGSGIEQFKPEIDTPYSGQEKIAEVVGKDPSEKGEPGHISKVVNPGYIFYIDDEHRKLIRPAKVRLYMKQTEGSDDIE, encoded by the coding sequence ATGGCCAGTAAAGCGGAGAAGGCTGAAATATCCGGGAAAGCAGAGGCTGCTCTTTCCGGAAAACAATTCAGGGAGCTTTCAAAAAGTCTTAAAACCATGTTCAAGAAGAATTCAAAAGATCTGCGCAATCATCTTAACGAAATGAAAGATCAGATATCTGACGTAAGCGGGCTGCTGCAGACAGAACTCGAGAAACAGAATCTCGATATACTTACAGCCCTCAGATCGGCGGGAGATTTCGCGAAGCGGTCTGACAACTCCGCAATGGATATGCTCTCACAGGTATCGAGCCTGAGGGATTATTTCGCAAAACAACAAAGCATGGTCAAGAGGTTTCAGGACGGATACGACTGGACAGTGTTGAAGAATTTTTGTCATCGAATAATAAGATGCATCGATGATGTTGAAAAACGTATGAACAGCACCGATGAAGTAACTGATAATCACCGTCAGGATCTCGATATGATTTACGACCAGCTCGTATTCGCTCTTGATGGAAGCGGAATAGAACAGTTTAAACCCGAAATCGATACTCCTTACTCAGGCCAGGAAAAAATAGCGGAAGTAGTGGGCAAAGACCCCTCTGAAAAGGGGGAACCCGGACACATATCGAAGGTAGTGAACCCGGGCTACATTTTTTACATCGATGACGAACATCGGAAGCTTATTCGACCTGCTAAAGTAAGGCTCTATATGAAACAAACAGAAGGAAGTGATGACATTGAGTAA
- a CDS encoding DUF2085 domain-containing protein codes for MTSGPRNNRYPVWALCIALSFLVIWLLGLLPPILEHFSHDGTARFIRSAYKLLCHGIPDRCPVIFGRPAAVCVRCNGIYFSIVLGCAVFFPLFRKRLKWKTVLLVSLFVTFIMGLQWVLEFTGVIDTSRSLLTATGFMWGTGLSLLLCKSIDMLRGRYTIS; via the coding sequence GTGACGTCCGGTCCGAGAAACAACCGTTACCCCGTATGGGCTTTATGTATAGCTCTGAGTTTCCTGGTAATCTGGCTGCTTGGTCTGCTGCCTCCAATCCTGGAGCATTTTTCTCACGATGGAACCGCACGTTTCATACGATCTGCATACAAATTACTGTGTCATGGCATACCGGATCGATGCCCTGTGATATTCGGACGACCTGCCGCAGTATGCGTGAGGTGCAACGGAATATACTTTTCAATTGTTCTCGGTTGTGCTGTGTTCTTCCCGCTATTTCGGAAAAGACTGAAATGGAAAACCGTTCTCCTGGTTTCCCTGTTCGTTACATTCATTATGGGCTTACAGTGGGTACTGGAATTCACGGGAGTGATTGATACTTCTCGCTCTCTTCTGACGGCAACCGGGTTCATGTGGGGAACGGGCCTGAGCCTTCTTCTCTGCAAGTCAATCGATATGCTGCGCGGAAGATACACCATATCCTGA
- a CDS encoding glycosyltransferase family 4 protein produces MRILALNWRDPKNPETGGAEIHLHEILRRTVIAGHEVTQISQAVAGLPSEETIDGIRILRNGKRNTFNFTLKKFALSLDISSNFDLVIEDLCKIPFYSPRWSPVPVLTIVPHLFGTTAYREVALPLALYVNFMESFIPRVYGECSFVAISESTKKDLVKRGISAENISVIPCGIDTGFYRPGKPDPEQGTFLYVGRLKKYKGVQLILAALAVLRDAGKNYRLVVLGSGDYEAELKKTASRLGLDRSVTFEGFVSQERKLHWLRKAWAAVFASEKEGWGLTVIEANACGTPVIASDSDGLRDSVKDGITGILVPHGSVDSLAAEMDRLANDPVQRDTLGKSGMEWATGFNWDDTANSMIEIMKDTLRK; encoded by the coding sequence ATGCGTATTCTGGCCCTTAACTGGAGGGATCCGAAGAATCCTGAAACGGGGGGGGCAGAGATTCACCTTCATGAAATCCTCAGAAGGACAGTCATTGCCGGCCATGAGGTTACACAGATCTCTCAGGCGGTGGCCGGTCTCCCCTCTGAAGAAACAATAGACGGTATACGTATCCTCCGTAATGGAAAGCGGAACACTTTCAATTTTACACTGAAAAAATTTGCCCTCTCCCTCGACATATCATCCAACTTCGACCTTGTCATTGAAGACCTCTGCAAGATACCCTTCTACAGCCCCCGATGGTCTCCGGTTCCTGTTCTTACCATTGTGCCCCACCTCTTCGGCACAACGGCTTACAGGGAAGTCGCGCTGCCTCTTGCGCTCTATGTGAATTTCATGGAATCTTTCATACCTAGGGTTTATGGAGAATGCTCTTTCGTGGCTATTTCCGAATCTACAAAGAAGGATCTCGTAAAAAGGGGAATATCCGCGGAAAATATTTCCGTTATTCCCTGCGGGATAGACACCGGATTCTACAGGCCGGGAAAACCCGATCCGGAACAGGGGACATTCCTGTACGTCGGAAGGTTGAAAAAGTACAAGGGTGTCCAACTGATCCTTGCGGCGCTGGCTGTACTGCGGGACGCGGGTAAGAATTACAGGCTTGTAGTGCTTGGATCCGGCGATTACGAAGCGGAGCTGAAAAAAACCGCCTCACGCCTTGGCCTTGACCGGAGTGTTACCTTTGAGGGATTCGTTTCCCAGGAGCGAAAGCTCCACTGGCTGCGGAAGGCCTGGGCGGCCGTATTCGCATCTGAGAAAGAGGGATGGGGACTGACGGTAATCGAAGCAAACGCCTGCGGAACCCCCGTTATCGCCAGCGACAGCGATGGTCTTCGGGATTCGGTGAAGGACGGCATTACCGGCATTCTTGTTCCCCATGGCAGTGTGGATAGTCTTGCGGCTGAAATGGACAGGCTTGCAAACGATCCGGTTCAAAGGGACACACTCGGAAAAAGCGGCATGGAATGGGCTACCGGTTTCAACTGGGATGATACCGCGAACAGTATGATAGAAATAATGAAAGACACTCTGCGCAAGTGA
- a CDS encoding class I SAM-dependent methyltransferase, with translation MAERTSERKHWDDFWKRDRDLDEIYDNDGRIPEELLKRMDINGAIVMEVGAATARDSVILAENGAIAIALDYSHEALRLASEAAERAGVQLLLVCGDALALPFKDNCIDLVFHQGVLEHFRDPFPLLRENVRVIKEGGKVLVDVPQTVHIYTLIKKTLIAMNAWFAGWETQFTPGELSRILRETGLEPDSIYGRFFSPSLAYKIFRELLMKPGIKLPLRPVLIPPVHRLRTLLRKKVEDSYFGPRFGYIVGIIAGKKQDS, from the coding sequence ATGGCTGAAAGAACATCGGAACGGAAGCACTGGGACGATTTCTGGAAAAGGGATCGTGACCTTGACGAAATCTACGATAACGATGGGCGCATACCTGAAGAGCTCCTCAAAAGGATGGACATCAATGGCGCAATCGTAATGGAGGTTGGAGCCGCAACCGCCAGGGACAGTGTTATTCTCGCTGAAAACGGGGCTATCGCGATAGCGCTTGATTACTCCCACGAAGCTCTCAGGCTTGCCAGTGAGGCAGCTGAAAGAGCAGGGGTTCAATTACTCCTCGTCTGCGGTGATGCCCTTGCCCTGCCCTTCAAAGATAATTGCATCGATCTTGTTTTTCATCAGGGAGTTCTGGAACACTTCCGCGATCCGTTTCCTCTTCTTCGTGAAAACGTAAGAGTCATAAAGGAAGGTGGAAAAGTTCTTGTGGATGTTCCTCAAACGGTTCATATCTACACATTGATAAAGAAAACCCTTATCGCGATGAACGCATGGTTCGCGGGCTGGGAGACCCAGTTCACACCGGGTGAACTCTCCAGAATTCTCAGAGAAACAGGCCTGGAACCTGATAGTATTTACGGAAGGTTTTTCTCCCCCTCCCTCGCTTACAAGATATTCCGGGAATTGCTTATGAAACCGGGCATCAAGCTTCCGCTGAGGCCGGTACTTATTCCACCTGTCCACAGATTACGGACCCTCCTCAGAAAGAAGGTCGAAGATTCTTACTTCGGGCCGAGATTCGGTTACATCGTCGGAATCATCGCCGGAAAAAAACAGGACAGCTGA
- a CDS encoding cyclic nucleotide-binding domain-containing protein — protein sequence MKERELFNQDRGLLEPEMMPFYEVAELNNGDAMMFQGELTTDFFIIKSGKLEVIEGTGGKAVTLDTLEANDVFGEIAFFDEGERSATVRSLGKSVLYRMTREHFADMVQTQPQLAIEYLIILGKLVSGKLRRVDMMIAGVTGDQKIKKDPDLKKLMKDIRKAMKSKRDLF from the coding sequence ATGAAGGAAAGAGAACTTTTTAATCAAGACAGAGGACTTCTCGAACCGGAAATGATGCCTTTCTACGAAGTAGCGGAACTGAACAACGGAGACGCGATGATGTTTCAGGGAGAACTCACTACAGATTTCTTTATCATCAAATCGGGAAAACTTGAGGTTATCGAAGGTACCGGTGGCAAAGCGGTTACACTGGATACGCTGGAAGCAAACGATGTGTTCGGTGAAATAGCTTTCTTCGATGAGGGAGAGCGGTCCGCTACCGTCCGGTCGTTGGGAAAATCAGTCCTTTACAGGATGACCCGGGAACATTTCGCCGACATGGTTCAGACTCAACCGCAACTTGCCATAGAATATCTTATAATTCTTGGAAAACTTGTTTCCGGTAAGCTCCGAAGGGTCGATATGATGATAGCCGGGGTAACCGGAGATCAGAAGATCAAAAAAGACCCGGACTTGAAAAAACTGATGAAGGATATCAGAAAGGCCATGAAGAGCAAGAGGGATCTGTTTTAA
- a CDS encoding zinc-ribbon domain-containing protein: MNAKKPLSETHPEVAAQWHPSKNGNLKPDDVTYGMRKNVWWICDNGHEWCDTIGHRSRGRG, encoded by the coding sequence ATGAACGCGAAAAAACCACTCTCTGAAACCCATCCGGAAGTAGCTGCACAGTGGCACCCATCAAAAAATGGAAATCTCAAACCTGATGATGTTACTTATGGTATGCGTAAGAATGTCTGGTGGATTTGTGATAATGGACACGAATGGTGTGATACTATTGGACATAGATCTCGCGGAAGAGGTTGA
- a CDS encoding DUF559 domain-containing protein: MRVESKYYGEKYNGYELDVFLVKEKIGIEIDGGYWHKDKVCQDRKKNETLKTQGITVVRLRGEGLSKLSPFDSCYKKNERHKVIINRLLEGMLENSLLNKNAVRIMQEYITENKYRSLSEYRRILEYLPGPMPEKSLQSQRPDIASEWHPTKNEPLTPTMF; this comes from the coding sequence TTGCGAGTTGAAAGCAAGTACTATGGAGAAAAGTACAATGGTTACGAGCTTGATGTATTCCTTGTTAAAGAGAAGATTGGTATCGAAATCGATGGAGGATATTGGCATAAAGACAAAGTATGCCAGGACAGGAAGAAGAATGAAACTCTCAAGACTCAAGGCATAACCGTTGTCAGGCTTAGAGGTGAAGGTTTGAGCAAGCTATCACCATTCGATTCATGTTACAAAAAGAATGAGCGTCACAAAGTAATCATTAATAGGTTATTAGAGGGTATGTTAGAGAACTCTTTACTCAATAAGAATGCAGTTCGAATCATGCAAGAGTACATTACTGAGAATAAGTACAGATCGCTGTCCGAGTATAGACGTATACTGGAATATTTACCTGGACCAATGCCCGAGAAATCCTTGCAATCACAAAGGCCCGATATTGCCTCAGAATGGCATCCAACAAAAAATGAACCCCTTACACCTACTATGTTCTAA
- a CDS encoding winged helix-turn-helix domain-containing protein yields the protein METYDFSFIYALLGETVSRTLFYIARFGDSYPTEIANNFLMNQQRVQYRMEKLEDAGILKSKLVGRTRLYRINPRYVLKNELMNLLQKALEYLPEEEIESFYTKRRRPRTKGKTLKRYRGNAE from the coding sequence ATGGAAACATACGATTTTAGTTTTATCTACGCTCTTCTGGGAGAGACTGTGTCCAGAACTCTTTTCTACATTGCAAGGTTCGGTGATTCCTATCCTACGGAGATAGCGAATAACTTCTTAATGAACCAGCAAAGGGTTCAGTATCGGATGGAAAAGCTCGAGGATGCCGGGATACTAAAGAGCAAACTCGTCGGCAGGACAAGGCTGTACAGGATTAATCCCCGGTACGTTTTGAAGAATGAGCTGATGAATTTACTGCAGAAGGCTCTTGAATATCTTCCAGAGGAAGAAATAGAATCATTTTATACGAAGAGGAGAAGGCCACGGACAAAGGGAAAGACACTGAAAAGATATCGAGGGAATGCGGAATAG